From the Hevea brasiliensis isolate MT/VB/25A 57/8 chromosome 13, ASM3005281v1, whole genome shotgun sequence genome, the window TAGTGAAATGGCAGGTAGACTTGGATCAAGTATATAAGAAATCTTCAATGTGGTGAGTAAGAATAGCATCTTGTTTTCCAGCGAACATAGTTtgtcccatcaaaacaatcaagttTCATGAACTCTTGATTCATCACGGAAACAGCAATGGACTCCATTGTGATTAATGTCTTAAAATTGTTGAGGCAGtaggtgtagaataggctttgaggcgtgatgaatcaccatctttaaggtattaattgcccccaatAGATTACTGCAAGGTTATGACAATATACTTCCAGAATACAACAAAATCTGAAATCTGCAGATAGCAACTTTTGAAGATTTCCCTTAAAAACTTTTTATACGAaccgaatttagagagactagaagaaaagaagaagaagtagaagtagtatatatgtctggattgaaaaactcatccatatttataaagaatgaaaagttatAGCACATtttctagatagacacatctatCTATCTTCAATAGATATAATTGTTTGTGTAAAagacatatctgtttattaacagacacctatacaaatagttgtgattGTTTATATAGAATAGATATgtttgtttattaacagacacctatacaaacagttatggctttttatataaaatagacatatctgtttattaatAGACTCCTatactgtttgtatagaattgacatgtctgtttattaatagaTATATCTACTTGATAATAAACACatctgttcgtaatttatttttcaaaaatttcaataagataattattttatttcacacatatacgtgCCAGGTaccataatataataatatatatattgaactatatatataattctatatataTTTCACTCTTgttattccttcactttcttatattttaacaatataggaattctttctctctatattgTCTAATATATAAGCTATTTATAAAAAAACTCTAATATACATCAAATCTTATCACAATCTATACATAAATAAGTAATTGTGAATGTCTAAAATTTTCCAATCCAGATAATTTTCCAATTACAAAAAGGACTATTGTTGGAAGAGTACAAAAGGTGCATGATCTACAAAAGTAGTGACATCTCTACACATCTGTAGAGATCCCGAATCCCCACCCTCTACTCTAatacctaataataataataataataataataataataataataataattgaatgaGAATGACGGAGCATTCATCTCGATggataagttaaaaaaaattaaatccttATATTTTCAGTGAAaacttaaataaatttaaaattaaattttgagttaaataaatccttatgctttctaattaaagttaaataaattcatatctaataaaatattatttttaataataaatattattttttattttaaatattaaaattatttattaattttaattaaaacaaaatttaaaaaaaaaattaaaaacataatgaagaaaatttatttaatattaaaattattatttttaatgttttattatttaaaaatataaaattttattaaatatgaaaatattGAAATTTATTTGGTCTTTTTCTAATAAATTTTACTTGGCCACAAGCCTCTCCCCTCCCCCTCCCCCTCTCCCCCACACCCACATGTACGCCACAGACACGTATGCTCGAAAGGGAATTCCATGCTCAACCCACAGACACGTATGCTCCAAAGGGAATTCCATGCTCAAGGTACATCATAATTATGATCTTAATTTGCATTAAAACCCAAATTACAAATTTATTCATTACCCAAAGGGtctcttaaatttaattttaatctaaGAGGGCACAAGTATTAATCCCAGCTCCACTTATACCCAAACCTCATTCGCGAGGTGCACAAATTAAGGTGAGTAGAATtcgattaaaattgaaaaaacaaATCAACGTGATGCAattcaaaaattcaattaaatttttagaaaatcagttatattcaatttttaattttaagcaaATTAATTTATTCGATTTGATTTTAGTATGAAAATATTTCAGTTGTACCAAACTAAATTGAAGTTTTAACCAAAACTTATTGTTTAAAGAATAGGGTTATTGTTTAAAGAAGCTTCTTCTCTCAACTTCCAGCGTTCCTGCCTGCCTCCCTCACGCAAATGCAATCACCACCTTTCGCATTTGCCAGCTCTCCTCTCCTTTGACCTTTTTCATGGATTCGCTTAGAAGCTCCTCTCACCAACTCTCTTTTCTCTTCATACTATCCCCTCTTCTCTGTCCCAACACGCAGTCATTGCCAACAGGTGGAACTACATGCATGCTTGGTGTCTCAGCCCTCCtccaatattatttttttttaattcgattttttgcaatttttatctaaatttcatttatatttcttatattatttaatattttatattttattttaatttttataattttttcatacTTTCTTTTTTACCCTCAAACATAAATTTCTAACTTCGCCTCTGTGCCAAAGTCAGGCTTTCTACCCCTTATCCGTTTTCCGTTTTTCCCACTTACTActccatttcttctcccttttttttAATTGAGCAACTCTCAGTCTTACCGTTTCTCGGTTCTCTCTCTCTCAGTCCCTCATACTTCCCTCATttcagccaccaccaccaccccctgTGTCTACCACATCTTGACCTCTCTCATTAATGTTGGGATTCTCTGTCCCACGGCCACCTTTGTGATACTAACGGATGTAAAGGAATGCAAAAGTGAAAAGCGCATTAAGATTTGACCAATAGTAGTATTGCAATAAAAAATTTGTTAAACGAAGGGATGTTGGGTTGAGGAGGctgaaatataaaaatatttaattaataccaTTCATGTATAACAGATTTAATTcactttaaattgaaattgagaactaattcaattattaaatcaaattttaaaaattaatttagaatatatttaatattaacgCTGAAATTACTATTGAGAAAacactttattaattaattaaaaaatattaaaaaataatttaaaattaaatttaataaattttaatcataaaaatattaaaataacaaaataatttttattttgtcaatAAATAGAATGCACACATTTAATACTCAGGACAAGAttcgacatcttgagaaaatcATGAACCATCATCTCATATAAACACTACGTACACACCCTCTATATCCGATATAAAAACTCGAAGGgtcaataaaataatttttactaaattattttttttaatggtatataaaataatatttttaacaattttaaaCTTCTAAAATTAATGTTAAATAGATACTtagatttttagtatttttaagattattaaattaaaattaattaattttcatggtACGTGCTATTAAACTTTCAGCTATTATTCTTTCGGGATATTTAAACATGATATACGATGGAAGGCTTaagatattatattttcttgatcCAAGATTCACTATATTCGAGTTTGAAAGACATTGGAATTTGAGATCCCCATAGCTTGCAACCTCTTCTTCTCTATAAAATAACTCATCATTTATTGCTGTGTCAAATTCCCCTGGTAGACAAGCTTCACCTTCAAGATAGGCATACCTTTCTCCTCTCATGGactcattaatttcatttttcaatatAAAAAATACTGTATAGATAATTCAATACATAATTAATAGAAAACATTACATTGTTCATACTTGCACACatttagaaatatttttttttacattattTATATTGAAATCAAGATCAAAGTATTTTCATAAATTGAATAATCAAATCTAAATATACCACTTTATTAAGAAGCCAATGAAATATTCTCCTTATCGCCCAAATCAATTCTTTGAAGTATGGACTCATTAATTTTATGTGAAAGAAACATCTtcaataattacaatttatttagattaattaattgatgagaaaatagAATGTCTACAAGATTTAAATTTGTCTATCCATGAGAAGCAAATTTATTGGCCAATTAAATCAACTTgtgggatttatgataaattacggtttttttaattagaaaaaaaaattaaataagtctCTATACTTTTAGTAGAtgatcaaataaattaaaaaataagttttagaataaataaattcataagatcaaataaatttatatctaatgaaatattttttttcattttaaatattaaaaattatttattatttttattaaaataaaatttaaaaaaatagaaaaacatgaggaataaaaataatattttattattaaaaaatattttattagttgtgatattatttaactttaattataAGGTAGATGGGCTTATttgacttaaaaatttattttaggcttatttaattttaattgaaaatacagagacttatttattatattttccattaatttatataataggTCCAATTTTCAATTCGAAATAAGAAGAAAGAATTAAAATTGAcccacataattttttttttatttgccttCCATGTTATAAAAGGGGAACAATTTCACCAAAGAATCTTATTAGATCTACCATCTCCATAGATTTCTAATATGAATTTTCTAATATCCATAAACAaatcatagtcttgcaacttctaAACACAATCTTTTCTTCACATCTCCTCTCTGAGTCTCTGATAAAAGAAAATCCATAGCAGACGCACCATGGCAGCAGCCTCCACCAATTCCATTTCCATATCTTACTTCCTTCTTCCAGCTttacttcttcttccttttctcttctttctccTTCCCTCTAACCTCACTACTCCACCATTCAATTATTTCAAGCTCACAGAAGCCATCCACACCACCCCATCATCACCACAACTTCCCCTACAAGGGTTTCTCTCAGCTGCCTCCATGTATGAAACCAGCAAAGTCAAGGCCACAACTACTCCTAAAGTGAGTACTTGTTGAAACCTTTTGCACCCTGTTCTCTGTAAATGTCTTCTGTTTTTACGTTCTTCATGATCATAAATTCCTtctgctcttttttttttcttgtattttctgttAGTAGAAAAAGATCAGAAGTAGCTTGGAGAAAATTGAACAAGGTTTAGCTAGAGCACGAGCAGCGATTCGTGAAGCAATTCGATCCAGGAACTTCACATCATCAGAGAATCATACTGACACATTCATCCCCAGTGGATCAATTTACTTGAATCCTTATGCTTTTCACCAGTTAAGTTATCTCTTAATCAgcttcataatttttaattttcatattaaaaatttCCAGTAATTTTTTCCCCTTAATTTCAATGTCTCCATGATAATTAATCTGCATGTAAATTAGCAGAAGTCACATAGAGATGGAGAAGAGATTCAAGGTCTGGTCCTACAGAGAAGGAGAGAACCCCTTGACCCATGAAGGCCCATTAAATGGTGTCTACTCTATAGAGGGCCACTTCATAAGCGAGATCGAGAGCGATAAGAGCCCATTCAAGGCCCAAGTTCCTGATGAGGCACATGCGTTCTTCCTCCCTCTCAGTGTAACCTCAATTATTCAGTACATCTACTTGCCTATCAGAACAATGGCCGACTACTCTAGGGACCGCCTCCGACGAGTAGTGACAGACTACGTCGACGTTATAGCAAATAAGTATCCTTACTGGAACAGAAGTAAGGGTGCTGACCATTTCATGGTTTCTTGTCATGATTGGGTATATATATGTGTAATTTTCCTCTTTGTTTAGTGATAAAAACTTCCAAGGTCTAGGCTGAGCCAAAGTTGTTTCCATGTGTACATTTTGTGTATTTTTCAGGCACCTGATGCATCACTTGCCAATCCTGAGCTCTTCAACAGCTTCATCAGAATCCTTTGCAATGCCAATATTTCAGAAGGGTTCAGGCCCAAGAGAGACGTCCCCATACCAGAAATTTTCATAAACTTTGAAGGACTTAGACCGCCCAATTTTGGGCAGGGTCCAAACAACCGTTCCATCCTGGCATTCTTTGAAGGAAGGGCTCATGGGTTCATTAGGGAAATCCTGTTCAAGCATTGGAAAAACAAAGATAATGAAGTTGTAGTGGAAGAGCACTACCCCAAGGGCTTAGGCTACAGCAAATCATTGGGCAGAAGCAAGTATTGCTTGTGCCCAAGTGGGTATGAAGTAGCAAGTCCAAGAGTGGTAGATGCAATTTACCAAGGGTGTGTGCCAGTGATAATTTCTAACAACTATTCATTACCCTTCAGTGACGTGCTTAATTGGAGCAAATTCTCCATTGAAATTCCAGTTGGAAAGATACCAGAAATTAAAAGCATCTTGAAAGGAATTTCAAATAGGAAGTACTTAAGGATGTATAAAAGGGTGAAGAGGGTGCAAAGGCATTTCGTGCTCAACAGGCCTGCCAAGCCATATGATGTAACTTACATGGTGCTTCACTCGCTTTGGCTCAGGAGGCTTAACTTCAAGGTGGTAGAATGATGTGTATCCCCATCAAATAGACAAAGGGTGAAAGAATACTATATTCAATTATGTAATTAAGAAACAAGTAAactgaaaagaaaaaagaagaagaagaagaagccttGCTTTCAATTCATACTTTAATACATACAGACGCATGAGAAAGTTGACTGACGGAGAGAGGGGGAGCCAGAGCCGCTATGACCTCTTAACTTTACACATGtatttttatgaataaaaaaattataagtacCGATACAGATTAAGTGTTACTTTGCCCCTTTGAGACTGAACTTGATGGACCTTTTGGCTTGACTTTTGAGGAGTAATCTTCGCTTGCATTTTAAGCATAGAACAGCATGGTCAAGTTCATCAGTCATGATCCGACAAAAAATGCAAGTTTCATTggcaaattttctttttaatatcatattaaatatatttttctaaCTCCACCTAAATAGTTTGCGCTTAGTCGATCCCAAGCCCAAATAAAGGACGAGGGTtgtggtaggtgacaaccagtataaaaatttcgtcacaccttatgatatggattcaaatgatataaacgttggggcgtcctctacttacgatACGCtatatcggagcccgggtgtagtgagaaatatgcaagggtgtagggcgttcaccgaaagcgacgggcCATGCCGacacccgggtgtggtgttaagtgagcaagggttcccacatcatggataggtgtgggtaaagaagttagtccataggacagaaagtagaacagatagtggaacagaacacaagatagacatagaaaacaatagaagatattataaaaggagaccaattaggaaggagcaggataggtgGAGGATcgagttggtacttggaatgttggatcacttacagaaaaattaatggagcttgtggataccttggaaaggagaagggtgaatattgcttgcattcaggagactaaatgagtaggagagaaaagtaaggaagtgggtaattcagggtacaaactgtgatttaccgaaaaggagagaaacaagaacggagtaggCATAATTAAAGAcatgacattgaaagacgcagtaatagctgtgaaaagagtaggagatagaattatactagtaaaactagtactagaaggagaaacaataaatatagttagtgcttatgccccacaaataggactagacagtgagagtaaacaaaggttttgggaagatgatgcatacattttgcatagtcatttaggtttaatttcatagccattttatttgattattagtcacttttagctaatttcattagttatttagttagtttttcataattgtcaattttggattaatttataatttttactttgttttgcagGAAAAATGGttcttttgaaggactaaaaagaaattttgccattgaggagtgatttctacagccaaagatgtcaaaaacaagtttcaaagttgaaatatgcattgaccaaattgtgcataacttgccacataagttatgcagttctgcataaggagaagaaactgtCCCCActacctgccgaaatctgcataagttgccgtataacttatgcagattcgtgcctcccttatgcaacctcacggaattgtgcataacttatgcacttggtcatgcagtttcgcataagagagccagaaaccagctgaaaactgcataagggactgcataacttatgcagtccacttatgcagtcccacaaagacttcattgatgagctggcagaagattccctcagaaaatcacacctcaaacacaccattttagggctccttgtcagaaaaagttataaatagccccttatcccattttagaaagaaggaggaaagaaaggaagaagaagaaaaggagagggcagcagctgaagagtcaaaatCGTCTctcacaccatttccaaccagatttggagatttctttcttttcttgcatttttcctacctttctagtattgggtttcttgtttcttagcttagattaaagttttatttccatattaactcagaatatcttgtaaatattatgaatagtgagtagttttcatttgattctggagtaagggatgtaatatttgagatattttgtggattttaattgggtaatccatattttgtggtcttcatgagttttattcatttcttgtgtgctcaatgacatgcttagtgtaggatcccattaagtgatgttcttaatccatggttgaggcaccgaaaggagaaaaccttgtgatagataatcaagaaattggacttaattaacttagatctagaaatagactaaggattaagaggattcacagattaattaaagaacttaataggtcttaattaactctaactccacgaaagtaggattagattgattaaggcactctttatcccactcgaaagggtattcaaaggatttaa encodes:
- the LOC110660038 gene encoding probable glycosyltransferase At3g42180 isoform X2 yields the protein MEKRFKVWSYREGENPLTHEGPLNGVYSIEGHFISEIESDKSPFKAQVPDEAHAFFLPLSVTSIIQYIYLPIRTMADYSRDRLRRVVTDYVDVIANKYPYWNRSKGADHFMVSCHDWAPDASLANPELFNSFIRILCNANISEGFRPKRDVPIPEIFINFEGLRPPNFGQGPNNRSILAFFEGRAHGFIREILFKHWKNKDNEVVVEEHYPKGLGYSKSLGRSKYCLCPSGYEVASPRVVDAIYQGCVPVIISNNYSLPFSDVLNWSKFSIEIPVGKIPEIKSILKGISNRKYLRMYKRVKRVQRHFVLNRPAKPYDVTYMVLHSLWLRRLNFKVVE
- the LOC110660038 gene encoding probable glycosyltransferase At3g42180 isoform X1, with amino-acid sequence MAAASTNSISISYFLLPALLLLPFLFFLLPSNLTTPPFNYFKLTEAIHTTPSSPQLPLQGFLSAASMYETSKVKATTTPKKKIRSSLEKIEQGLARARAAIREAIRSRNFTSSENHTDTFIPSGSIYLNPYAFHQSHIEMEKRFKVWSYREGENPLTHEGPLNGVYSIEGHFISEIESDKSPFKAQVPDEAHAFFLPLSVTSIIQYIYLPIRTMADYSRDRLRRVVTDYVDVIANKYPYWNRSKGADHFMVSCHDWAPDASLANPELFNSFIRILCNANISEGFRPKRDVPIPEIFINFEGLRPPNFGQGPNNRSILAFFEGRAHGFIREILFKHWKNKDNEVVVEEHYPKGLGYSKSLGRSKYCLCPSGYEVASPRVVDAIYQGCVPVIISNNYSLPFSDVLNWSKFSIEIPVGKIPEIKSILKGISNRKYLRMYKRVKRVQRHFVLNRPAKPYDVTYMVLHSLWLRRLNFKVVE